A genomic segment from Segniliparus rotundus DSM 44985 encodes:
- a CDS encoding MBL fold metallo-hydrolase, whose product MASAPSVGQGAPRLGRAAAGLVPVVAAALAAATAAHARAVLFAMGRRPAPGQAFQNLPEPPLAPVPDAPARASGARSPAQTARLLARQLLSGRPGLAVPAIRPVFPAEPGELAVTWFGHASVLVEIDGRRVLTDPVWSKRCSPSQLVGPARSHPPPLPVEQLPELDVVLLSHDHYDHLDVGTVRALAERTGALFVVPVGVGAHLRHWGVPAGRILERHWWQEAAVGGLAFTCAPARHFSGRGLRRNTSLWASWSIAGPRHKVYFGGDSGFTRSFEEIGERLGRHDLTLLPIGAYSDLWREIHMNPHEAVRAHFCLAKPTAPMLPIHWATFRLAPHPWAEPVEWLLRERERHTGLQVLHPAPGQRVDAQRPHPEMSRWWEPAP is encoded by the coding sequence ATGGCTTCCGCTCCGTCGGTCGGCCAAGGGGCGCCGCGCCTGGGCCGAGCGGCGGCGGGCCTTGTCCCGGTCGTCGCGGCGGCTTTGGCCGCTGCGACGGCGGCGCACGCCCGTGCCGTGTTGTTCGCGATGGGGCGCCGTCCTGCGCCGGGCCAGGCGTTCCAGAACCTTCCAGAGCCGCCGTTGGCCCCGGTCCCCGATGCGCCAGCACGCGCGTCAGGCGCGCGCTCCCCGGCGCAGACGGCCCGGCTCCTCGCCCGGCAACTGCTGTCGGGGCGGCCGGGCCTCGCTGTCCCGGCGATCCGACCGGTGTTCCCAGCGGAGCCGGGCGAACTCGCGGTGACATGGTTCGGGCATGCCAGCGTGCTCGTGGAGATCGACGGCAGACGGGTGCTCACGGACCCGGTGTGGAGCAAGCGTTGCTCGCCGAGCCAACTCGTCGGCCCCGCGCGTTCGCATCCGCCGCCGCTGCCGGTGGAGCAGCTGCCGGAGTTGGACGTCGTGCTGCTGTCCCACGACCATTACGACCATCTCGACGTGGGCACGGTCCGCGCGCTCGCCGAGCGCACCGGCGCATTGTTCGTGGTCCCGGTCGGCGTGGGCGCGCATCTGCGCCACTGGGGCGTCCCGGCCGGCCGGATCCTCGAACGGCATTGGTGGCAAGAGGCGGCAGTCGGCGGCCTCGCCTTCACCTGCGCGCCAGCACGGCACTTCTCCGGGCGGGGGTTGCGGCGCAACACCAGTCTGTGGGCTTCTTGGAGTATCGCCGGGCCCCGGCACAAGGTGTACTTCGGCGGAGATTCCGGCTTCACCCGGTCATTCGAGGAGATCGGCGAGCGTCTTGGCCGCCACGATCTCACTCTGCTCCCGATCGGGGCCTACAGCGACCTGTGGCGTGAGATCCACATGAACCCTCACGAGGCGGTGCGGGCGCACTTCTGCCTCGCGAAGCCGACCGCGCCGATGCTGCCGATCCATTGGGCCACGTTCCGGCTCGCCCCGCACCCCTGGGCCGAACCTGTCGAATGGCTGCTCCGAGAGCGCGAGCGCCACACCGGGCTCCAGGTGCTGCACCCGGCCCCCGGCCAGCGCGTCGACGCGCAACGCCCACACCCGGAAATGTCCCGCTGGTGGGAGCCGGCGCCATAG
- a CDS encoding enoyl-CoA hydratase: MIGVTRDGHAAVIELQRPQKRNAIDVPTIKALTQAFEEAAADEDVRVVVVTGQGSTFCSGADLSNSDPVEGPKVQMKLLRAITQTPVPVLAAVNGPVIGAGVQIALACDLRVLDPEAFVQIPTARMGVAYDPESIRRLVAVAGGTTARTLLYSAEKITAEQALACGFANKIGDRDAALAWAKHIGGLAPLSLKLTKRILREDFERPVAQELSDAAGALLFTEDVKEGFMAKLEKRPPVFQGK, from the coding sequence ATGATCGGAGTGACCCGCGACGGACATGCGGCTGTGATCGAGTTGCAGCGCCCGCAGAAGCGCAATGCGATCGACGTGCCCACCATCAAAGCTCTGACCCAGGCGTTCGAAGAGGCCGCCGCGGACGAAGACGTGCGGGTCGTCGTGGTCACCGGGCAAGGCAGCACGTTCTGCTCCGGCGCGGACCTCTCCAACTCCGACCCGGTCGAAGGGCCCAAAGTCCAGATGAAGCTGCTGCGCGCGATCACGCAGACCCCAGTCCCCGTGCTGGCCGCGGTCAACGGCCCGGTCATCGGCGCCGGGGTGCAGATCGCCCTGGCTTGCGACCTGCGTGTCCTCGACCCGGAAGCGTTCGTCCAGATCCCGACGGCCCGGATGGGCGTCGCGTACGACCCCGAGTCGATCCGCAGACTCGTCGCCGTTGCGGGCGGCACGACGGCGCGCACCTTGTTGTACTCCGCGGAAAAAATCACCGCAGAACAGGCGCTTGCCTGCGGGTTCGCCAATAAGATCGGGGACCGGGACGCGGCGCTCGCATGGGCCAAGCACATCGGGGGGCTTGCCCCGCTTTCGCTCAAGCTCACCAAGCGGATCCTGCGCGAAGACTTCGAGCGCCCGGTGGCGCAGGAGCTGTCGGACGCCGCGGGAGCGCTGCTGTTCACCGAAGACGTGAAAGAGGGGTTCATGGCGAAGCTCGAAAAACGGCCCCCGGTTTTCCAAGGCAAGTGA